The Ranitomeya variabilis isolate aRanVar5 chromosome 7, aRanVar5.hap1, whole genome shotgun sequence DNA window aaaaacggcAACAAAGATCACAAGTCAAGAAAGAAAAGTAATTGACAATAAAAACAAATGATGATTTGGGCCCCAAGTATTCTAGGACGCTGCAGAAGATGTCACCCGACAGTTTAGGTAGGTAATAAGCCATCGGATCTACGGGTAAAGAAAGTGACGAGGGAGAGCAGAAGCGATGGGCGACCACCCAGTGGGGGCTGCAACAGGCTCAGGGTCCCAGCCAAAATACAAGTAAGAAACGGCTCCACAAAACCATCCACAACTTACAAGAAGCGACGACTCAAGGATTTAGGTTCATTGAGAAGATTCTTATTTTATTTCAGGTGCAATGCAGACTAGTAAAATTAGAGTCACACTAAATTCTGTGCGGTGTCAGAACATTAGAGGGGTCGTCCGCTACTTTAAAACACATGTTAAAATGAGCCAAAGTAGATGGGAACAAGGGAAAAAAACCTGATACTCGCCTACAAGACTGACTCCGCTCCTCCGTACGCCGCTCCTCTGTACGCCGCTCCTCTGCACGCCGCTCCCCTGCACGCCGCTCCCCTGCACGCCGCTCCCCTGCTGATCTGTGCTTTTTCCAGTAGGGGGCGTCATGTGGCCTCTGGAACCAATCAGCACCCCAGATCCCTCTTCTAGCTCGGATGGAATGTTCACAGCTTGTGCCGGTCAGtggctactgattggctgcaggggtcataTGATGCACCGCTGCAGCCATGGGACCGGCGGGGGTCCTAGAGTGCAGCGTACGGAGGAGTGGCCCCAGTCTGGTAGATGAGGATTGAGTTTATTTTTCCCCACCGCCTTGGTCCTATTTAGAATGTGTTTTAAAGTAGTGGACGACATTAATCACTAAtagacagaaacaaaaaaaaaaaaaaaaaaattgttccgcttgttaaaaaaacaaaaataaacactttgtTGCATCAGATAAATATAAAAACTCTGAAAAGGGCAATTAAACATAGAGGGATTGTAGTTTGCGGTGTTAAAGCTTTGCCCCGGGGCTGCTCATTCCACATTGGGAGGCGAGCGGTGCCAACAACATCCCATAGACAGGAGACTCCGGGGGCCACGTGCGTCCCGGGAAGACACCGTCGGCGGTCCATCGTTAGCGCTACTCACCTTCTGATGCAGAATTAACAGACATCGGCGCATAATGCTGCATAGTCGGAGCGGCTAGAAAAGGGATTTCCCACCAAGATTTATCACCCACGTACGAAAAGGGGGAACGTCTGATCGGAAGTTCTCACAGCTGGGACTCCCaccaataaggctgccgtcacactagcagtatttggtcaggattttacatcagtatttgtagccaaaaccaggagagggtgataaatacagaagtggtgatgagtttctattagactttccctctaattgttcctctcctggttttggctacaaatactgatgtcaaatactgaccaaataccgatagtgtgacggcagcctaatcctCACCAGGGTCTAGTGCATGCGTGACCACCTCTCCATCCGGTCCTCAGAAGGCATGGACACTCCATAATGCTACAGATGTGAGGACATATGTGCACTCCGCTACATTTACACGCGGGACTTTCACTTTCAAGGTCATAATTGGGGGTCACATCTCTAGAAATCGTACATTCTCCATCTATCATGTAGAGTGCCAGTAGATACTGGTGGAACATCCCTTTTCATATACTAATCTGAAGACATAAATGTTTCATTACGCAGAGCCCGCTGCGTAGTCAATGCAGTGATGGATATGAGGTCCCGCTGCGCAGTCAGTGCAGTGATGGATGAGGATCCGCTGCGCAGTCAGTGCAGTGATGGATGAGGATCCGCTGCGCAGTCAGTGCAGTGATGGATGTGAGGTCCCGCTGTGCAGTCATGGATGTGAGGTCCCGCTGTGcagtctgtgcagtgatggatgtgAGGTCCCGCTGTGcagtctgtgcagtgatggatgtgAGGTCCCGCTGTGcagtctgtgcagtgatggatgtgAGGTCCCGCTGTGcagtctgtgcagtgatggatgtgAGGTCCCGCTGTGCAGTCGGTGCAATGGTGGATGTGAGGTCCCGCTGTGcagtctgtgcagtgatggatgtgAGGTCCTGCTGTGCAGTGATGGATGTGAGGTTCCGCTGCGTAGTCAGTGCAGTGATGGATGTGAGGTCCCGCTGCGCAGTCAGTGCAGTGATGGATGTGAGGTCCCGCTGCGCAGTCAGTGCAATGATTGACGGAGTGATTGCTGCTTTCATGCAGTGATTCATTGTGTAcaatacaaaaaaagaaaataattacatgtcaatttgtttaaagggaaccggtcaccttaGATGGGGCACAACTGTACAGCCTTCTCATTCAGCAGACGACAGAAATCATGTGACATTCCCTGCAGAAACAGGAAGTGCTCAGGGTCAAGTGGGTGGGGCTTACCACCTTTACATGCATAACTGGCACATTGAGGGATCATTGGGGAGGTGCAAATTTGCTCACTAGACTTACTTTTGTAGGACATCCAACAAATGCCCCGATACTAAGGCAAGGGGTCCGGGTGATGGGTCCCCTTTAAGTATGAACTTGTCTTAGGTCGCAATCCCAGCATGCAATAGGCAGTGGCACAGGTTCACTAATCACCAGCATTAACCATATGGCACAGGACTCTCCACACATCAGCATTCCCTAATTAAATAATGGGTAAGAGGTCACACGGCCGAGGTCTCCACCCCCAGTGTAGAGCCCTTCACAGACAAACTCCCCGATATATTGTCCGAGTCCAGCAATTCCACAATACTGTACGGAGAGCAGTCCTCGAGACCCAGCTTGCTACAGAGCCACCCGCAGAAGCCCTTCTCCATGTCCTTCACCGCGAGCCACCATTCCGCAAACAACCACGAGATCTGAGTCACGGCCGTGTACGTGGCCAGAGACAAAGACACCGCCACGATGAGGATGGGGTAAAAGATGATTAGGAACGGGCAGCAGGTGATCTTGTGCCAGAAAGTCCTCTCTTCATTGTAGACCAAGAAAATGTTGTACCAAGTAATGGTCCCGTAATAAAAGGAAAGAACGAAGGAAAGAACAAACACGACCGGCACGCAGAGAACACTCCACAGGAGAACATGCGGCCCCCGATCCGGCCCCACAGAACAAGTCTTCTTCCCTTCCACCGGCTCGTCCTGTAAAGGCTCCTTAGATCGCGTGAGTTCTTGAAGTTCCTTTTCAGTTAACGTGACGTGAATATCCACCATCTGCCCCTTCTTCTTTCCACGCGTGATTGTTCCAGTTAAAGTGACATAGCGACTGTCTGGAGGCATATTCCACCCGCCTGTCAGATAACAACCGCATTAAAGTCCCATTATTACGGTACATTctcattatattcttgtacataggggcagtattatagaagttatattcttgtacatagggagcagtattatagtagttatattcttatacataggggcagtattatagtagttatattcttgtacatcggagcagtattatagtagttatattcgtgtacctaagagcagtattatagtagttatattcctgtacataggggcagtattatagcagttatattcttgtacataggggcagtattatagtaattgtaTTCTTGGGCATAGGGTATACTAGCTATAGTCTG harbors:
- the TMEM169 gene encoding transmembrane protein 169; this translates as MQGEVIPNDVGIEETAPKPNKSVPNSPLRDTLRRAAAAVSFEGVTGEASIERKKKKKKEPRPESIIVYRSDNEKVLEDETAANQETGERSTEEGSRFLGTPLSDGGWNMPPDSRYVTLTGTITRGKKKGQMVDIHVTLTEKELQELTRSKEPLQDEPVEGKKTCSVGPDRGPHVLLWSVLCVPVVFVLSFVLSFYYGTITWYNIFLVYNEERTFWHKITCCPFLIIFYPILIVAVSLSLATYTAVTQISWLFAEWWLAVKDMEKGFCGWLCSKLGLEDCSPYSIVELLDSDNISGSLSVKGSTLGVETSAV